The stretch of DNA tggtACTGCTGCGGCACAcatatgccacaagtattacataCATGGACACAGATATTCCAGGACTGaagatatcaggacgtgtgaaactgaCATCACACTGTAGATAAAAAGTCAGAAAACTATTTCTCTTTGTTcaaagttctgattttttttttttcttcactaaaaTTGAAAGATAAACTATACACGTTTGGCAtcgctgtgaattgtccaaaaacaaagctgacatcaaccccaactaccattaccctgGTGTAAACGCACCAGAGCAATTGGGAAGAGACAcagcaaaatgccagaattggtgcatctattcgccacttctggggcggctgcgggcttgtatttttaggctagggAAGGGCACAttgaccatggaccttcccagcctgataataacaactgtctgctttacctttgctggttatcaaaataggGGGTTTAAATAAGGCTAAACACGTTTTAGACAGAAGAAAAAGTAGAATGAGTCAGTTTACCCGGCTAATGCATGGCTTCCTAAGGTCCAGGACTCGCACGGATGAAGGCTGAGCAGTCGGTGTAGGAACAGCAAAAAGGCAGGATGGATCCAGCGAGAAAACGACGACCTTGtagtaaaatatagcttttaatgagcCATGTAAAATAAGAACACAGGACTGTGCTAGCACATGACAGCAGAATGCACAATGGTGCAGCAAAGAGACCTTGAAAGGCACCAAAGGGTGCAAGTGTATCATGTAGAGGGCTTGTGACATTCTATATGTGCAGGATCTGTATGTTCTATCTAATATCTTTCTGTCATCGATCTATAGAGATTTGTACGTAGAATTCGCATGGTGCACGAATGGTCTGTGTGACATCTGGTTTTTCTCTCGCACACatggacttgcattggcgagtcccgTCTGATATACgcggcctcattgaataacattagtgcgagtgcaatgcaatttcTGCTCCCCGTGTATACGCAGATGGAAGTGAACCCTTCGCCCCATTATTTTCTGGTTATTCGGCGCCATGTTCGCCGGTGCGGATCTAGGCTTTGGGGGACACTGTCCCCACCCGTCTTCGAGAGCTCATGGCCCAACTATATTATGTGTGGAATAAAATAAGCTGCACGTTCTAATGTGGTTGGACCTATGTACCGGACTACTGCATGTAATTCAGGGCCCACGGACGGGATGTGGACGGGCAGTGACGGCTCGATACGGCTGTAGAACAAAATTGTGCAATGTCAGTGAATAGACTAGCATTGCAAAatacaggttaggctactttcacactagcgtcggaattcggcccgtcgcattgcatttctccggcgcatccgctgccccattgtaaggtgcggggaggtgggggcggagttccggcggcgcatgcgcagtcagaaaaagcggtccgtctggagcaaaaaacgttacatttaacgtttttttgctcccggcggtccgccacaacacggcgcaaccgtcacacgacggttgcgacgtgtgtcaatacgtcgcaatgcgtcggtaatgttacgctatggggcaaaaacgcatcctgcaaacaactatgcaggatgcgttttttcccctaaacgacgcattgcgacgtattgaaaaaaacgccagtgtgaaagtagccttagtggtatTGCACAAAAGCAACGAATATATTaaagtttggggggggggggggggtttacaacCTTACACAGAGAGTCACCGTGCATCTCCAGTCCTATGAGTGGAATAAGCGCCGGTGATATCGTCATTAATAGTTTTTATCCAtaagaataaaataataaaaaaacataaaagaatccgacgaggatgggattcgaacccacgcgtgcagagcacaatggattagcagtccatcgccttaaccactcggccacctcgtctgatGAGTTCAGCAGGGCTTCTCCTTCTATCACATGCTTGGTGTGCAGTGACGCAGTCGCCATTAGGCTGCGGTATAATCCGCTGCTTCTTGCTCGTCTCTTCTAGCGTTTCCTAAGCGCCATCCGGCAGTAGGTACTGTAGTCTCTGAGCGCCTGCACCATTTATCTTGCGCTTCCGCTGcagcagagggcgctgtgaatTTAACGATATCATGCACAGATGATTGTTCTCttcctgcttgaggcatgatgggTAAGGGATGCGGGCGGCGTAGTGGGCGGGGCATCCTGTGTAGGCACGCACGTTACGTCGGCACGTCACCGTGTAGTTCGCAGATCAGATGCGAGTGACTGCGGCTGGAGGCGTCACGGTGAGGTGTGATGAGAGGCGGCTGCAGGGAGAAGTGTGAGTGCGGCCGCTCCTGAGTAGTGGTGGGCGCAGGGGGCACTGGCACTGAGGACCCCGAGTGTTGGGTGCAGGGCTCAGAGCAGTGTGATGGGTGCACCTTACCAGCTGTCAGGCTTCTACCAGGGCAGGGGTTGATTTTACACCATAAGTGGGAATTGGGCCCCCCTCAAAAAGAAAAGGGCGATGCCAACTGCGGTGCGCTGCTCCTTTTTCCGCGTggtcctcgtcgccctcctccttgtCGCTCTCCTCCAGCTTCTCTACCTCTCGCTTCTCTCTAACCTCCATGGACAGCAGCAGCAGCGCTCTGCCCATCCAGTGCTGGCGGGCACCCCCCGGGCAGAGCCAAGATGGCAGCGGGAGCAGAAGGACCACCTGAAGTCCGTGCTGGCGTCCGGTGGCATCCTAGATGCCGGCGGACAATACCGCATTTACCGCCATCTCTTGGCCCGTGACGCGGGGCAGTCTAAGGATGTGGCGTTGGCATCTCATGCCAGCCTGAGTAACCTGTGGCATCTGCAGGAGCTGGTGCAGCGGTGGGATGGTAGGATCTCGTTAGCGCTGTTTGCATCTAGCGGAGCCCAGGCGAAACTAGCCGCGGTGCTGACCTATACCCTCGCCCAGCTGTGCCCGTCAGTGAGGCAGAGGGTATCCGTCCATCTGGTGTGCCAGTCCGGAGATACAGCCGTCTTCCCAGAACAAGATGACGCAGCCGAGTTTGCCCATCTTCAAACGTGTCAGGCCGTCTTCGCCAAGGTGGCAAATCTGGGCACAAATATAATAAACTACGCAGGGAACACGTCTTACCCCAACAATCTGCTCCGAAACGTCGCCAGGGGCGGAACTGGGAGCGCAGCCTTTGTACTGGTGCTCGATATTGATATGGTGCCCAGTCAGGGGCTGAGATCAGGCTTTTTAGACCTGGCTGATAAGGGGGTTGATCCACACCTGGTATTTGTGGTGCCTGCCTTTGAAATTAGACATACTAGGCGGCTGCCTGGCACCAAGGAGGAATTGCTGCGACTGTACCAGGTGGGAGAAGTGCGAGCGTTTTATGAGGAGTTATGCCCGCGATGCCAAGCACCTACTAACTATTCAGTGTGGCTAAACCTACCGGAGAAGGACCCTTCTAGGAGACTGGCAGTCGCCTACGTGGTGGAGTGGAGAGATCCGTGGGAACCGTTCTATATCGGGAGTAAGGACGTGCCAGCCTACGACGAGAGGTTCAAG from Ranitomeya imitator isolate aRanImi1 chromosome 9, aRanImi1.pri, whole genome shotgun sequence encodes:
- the B4GAT1 gene encoding beta-1,4-glucuronyltransferase 1, whose product is MPTAVRCSFFRVVLVALLLVALLQLLYLSLLSNLHGQQQQRSAHPVLAGTPRAEPRWQREQKDHLKSVLASGGILDAGGQYRIYRHLLARDAGQSKDVALASHASLSNLWHLQELVQRWDGRISLALFASSGAQAKLAAVLTYTLAQLCPSVRQRVSVHLVCQSGDTAVFPEQDDAAEFAHLQTCQAVFAKVANLGTNIINYAGNTSYPNNLLRNVARGGTGSAAFVLVLDIDMVPSQGLRSGFLDLADKGVDPHLVFVVPAFEIRHTRRLPGTKEELLRLYQVGEVRAFYEELCPRCQAPTNYSVWLNLPEKDPSRRLAVAYVVEWRDPWEPFYIGSKDVPAYDERFKQYGFNRISQACELNMAGFSFAVLDSAFLLHKGHKLPGDFHSQKEEENKRNRLLYRGFKEELKMKYPHSSRRC